The proteins below come from a single Drosophila kikkawai strain 14028-0561.14 chromosome 3R, DkikHiC1v2, whole genome shotgun sequence genomic window:
- the LOC108077733 gene encoding serine/threonine-protein kinase 32A isoform X1, with product MGANTSSRSDASLLADDDVNFDHFQILRAIGKGSFGKVCIVQKRDSGILYAMKYVSRSACELRGALGGVIKEVELLSSLEHPFLVNLWFSFQDEEDLFMVCDLLTGGDLRYHLQNRVEFSEQSVALLVCELGSALEYLQTQRVVHRDIKPDNILLDDAGHAHLTDFNIATRLQKDALACSMSGTKPYMAPEVFLCALDEVAGYSYPVDWWSLGVVAYEMRGNNRPFVVHSNTPLAEIKNILNTPVHYPRYWSSQFVDLLQKLLSTYPGARISTKQELHQTPLLRNIDFQQVLDKKIKPLFKPPEDHLNCDPCLELEEMIVETRPLHKKKKRLAKQRSAQRDSDPEIALVKEFIVYNRYKELKRKAMEQKENDWQRELELAMANSIVNSLAPIQEKPAASIVQAAAEASMASQSKSDSIEFIDRTPSPQSAGAASLAVSPSKASSVLDKAASPIQK from the exons ATGGGCGCCAACACATCGAGCAGATCCGACGCGAGTCTGCTCGCCGACGACGATG TTAATTTCGACCACTTCCAAATTCTACGCGCCATTGGCAAGGGCAGCTTCGGCAAG GTGTGCATCGTCCAAAAGCGCGACAGCGGTATCCTGTACGCCATGAAATACGTCAGTCGATCCGCCTGCGAACTGCGTGGAGCCCTGGGCGGGGTCATCAAGGAGGTGGAGCTGCTATCCTCCTTGGAGCATCCGTTTCTCGTCAATTTGTGGTTCTCGTTCCAGG ATGAGGAGGATTTATTCATGGTCTGCGACCTGTTGACTGGCGGCGACTTAAGATATCACTTACAGAACCGG GTGGAGTTCTCCGAGCAGAGTGTGGCCTTATTAGTGTGCGAGCTGGGCAGTGCCCTGGAGTACCTGCAGACGCAGCGAGTGGTCCACCGGGACATCAAGCCTGATAATATCCTATTGGACGATGCTG gACATGCTCACTTGACTGATTTTAATATTGCAACGAGGTTGCAAAAGGATGCTCTGGCCTGCAGCATGTCAGGGACGAAGCCGTATATGGCGCCCGAGGTGTTTTTGTGCGCTCTGGACGAAGTGG CCGGTTACAGCTATCCGGTAGACTGGTGGTCCCTCGGCGTTGTGGCGTACGAGATGCGGGGCAACAACCGGCCCTTTGTGGTGCATTCAAATACGCCGTTGGCGGAAATCAAGAACATACTAAACACGCCTGTGCACTATCCCCGCTACTGGAGCAGCCAATTTGTCGATCTGCTGCAGAAG TTACTTTCGACGTATCCCGGAGCCAGGATCAGTACAAAACAGGAGCTGCATCAAACGCCGCTGCTGCGCAACATCGACTTCCAGCAGGTGCTGGACAAGAAGATAAAGCCTCTGTTCAAGCCACCCGAAGACCACCTCAACTGTGATCCGTGTCTGGAGTTGGAGGAGATGATTGTGGAGACGCGTCCGTtgcacaaaaagaaaaagcgtcTGGCCAAGCAGCGATCTGCGCAACGCGACAGTGATCCTGAGATCGCGCTGGTTAAGGAATTCATCGTCTACAATCGGTACAAGGAGCTCAAGCGCAAGGCCATGGAGCAGAAGGAAAATGACTGGCAGCGCGAGCTGGAACTGGCCATGGCCAACTCCATAGTCAACAGCCTGGCGCCCATTCAGGAAAAGCCTGCAGCCTCTATTGTACAGGCGGCCGCGGAAGCGTCCATGGCTTCCCAATCGAAGAGCGACAGCATTGAGTTCATAGACCGCACTCCCTCGCCGCAGTCCGCCGGAGCAGCCTCCTTAGCGGTTAGTCCTAGCAAAGCGAGCAGCGTGCTGGACAAGGCCGCAAGCCCCATTCAGAAGTAA
- the LOC108077733 gene encoding serine/threonine-protein kinase 32B isoform X3, producing MVCDLLTGGDLRYHLQNRVEFSEQSVALLVCELGSALEYLQTQRVVHRDIKPDNILLDDAGHAHLTDFNIATRLQKDALACSMSGTKPYMAPEVFLCALDEVAGYSYPVDWWSLGVVAYEMRGNNRPFVVHSNTPLAEIKNILNTPVHYPRYWSSQFVDLLQKLLSTYPGARISTKQELHQTPLLRNIDFQQVLDKKIKPLFKPPEDHLNCDPCLELEEMIVETRPLHKKKKRLAKQRSAQRDSDPEIALVKEFIVYNRYKELKRKAMEQKENDWQRELELAMANSIVNSLAPIQEKPAASIVQAAAEASMASQSKSDSIEFIDRTPSPQSAGAASLAVSPSKASSVLDKAASPIQK from the exons ATGGTCTGCGACCTGTTGACTGGCGGCGACTTAAGATATCACTTACAGAACCGG GTGGAGTTCTCCGAGCAGAGTGTGGCCTTATTAGTGTGCGAGCTGGGCAGTGCCCTGGAGTACCTGCAGACGCAGCGAGTGGTCCACCGGGACATCAAGCCTGATAATATCCTATTGGACGATGCTG gACATGCTCACTTGACTGATTTTAATATTGCAACGAGGTTGCAAAAGGATGCTCTGGCCTGCAGCATGTCAGGGACGAAGCCGTATATGGCGCCCGAGGTGTTTTTGTGCGCTCTGGACGAAGTGG CCGGTTACAGCTATCCGGTAGACTGGTGGTCCCTCGGCGTTGTGGCGTACGAGATGCGGGGCAACAACCGGCCCTTTGTGGTGCATTCAAATACGCCGTTGGCGGAAATCAAGAACATACTAAACACGCCTGTGCACTATCCCCGCTACTGGAGCAGCCAATTTGTCGATCTGCTGCAGAAG TTACTTTCGACGTATCCCGGAGCCAGGATCAGTACAAAACAGGAGCTGCATCAAACGCCGCTGCTGCGCAACATCGACTTCCAGCAGGTGCTGGACAAGAAGATAAAGCCTCTGTTCAAGCCACCCGAAGACCACCTCAACTGTGATCCGTGTCTGGAGTTGGAGGAGATGATTGTGGAGACGCGTCCGTtgcacaaaaagaaaaagcgtcTGGCCAAGCAGCGATCTGCGCAACGCGACAGTGATCCTGAGATCGCGCTGGTTAAGGAATTCATCGTCTACAATCGGTACAAGGAGCTCAAGCGCAAGGCCATGGAGCAGAAGGAAAATGACTGGCAGCGCGAGCTGGAACTGGCCATGGCCAACTCCATAGTCAACAGCCTGGCGCCCATTCAGGAAAAGCCTGCAGCCTCTATTGTACAGGCGGCCGCGGAAGCGTCCATGGCTTCCCAATCGAAGAGCGACAGCATTGAGTTCATAGACCGCACTCCCTCGCCGCAGTCCGCCGGAGCAGCCTCCTTAGCGGTTAGTCCTAGCAAAGCGAGCAGCGTGCTGGACAAGGCCGCAAGCCCCATTCAGAAGTAA
- the LOC108077733 gene encoding serine/threonine-protein kinase 32B isoform X2 — MKYVSRSACELRGALGGVIKEVELLSSLEHPFLVNLWFSFQDEEDLFMVCDLLTGGDLRYHLQNRVEFSEQSVALLVCELGSALEYLQTQRVVHRDIKPDNILLDDAGHAHLTDFNIATRLQKDALACSMSGTKPYMAPEVFLCALDEVAGYSYPVDWWSLGVVAYEMRGNNRPFVVHSNTPLAEIKNILNTPVHYPRYWSSQFVDLLQKLLSTYPGARISTKQELHQTPLLRNIDFQQVLDKKIKPLFKPPEDHLNCDPCLELEEMIVETRPLHKKKKRLAKQRSAQRDSDPEIALVKEFIVYNRYKELKRKAMEQKENDWQRELELAMANSIVNSLAPIQEKPAASIVQAAAEASMASQSKSDSIEFIDRTPSPQSAGAASLAVSPSKASSVLDKAASPIQK; from the exons ATGAAATACGTCAGTCGATCCGCCTGCGAACTGCGTGGAGCCCTGGGCGGGGTCATCAAGGAGGTGGAGCTGCTATCCTCCTTGGAGCATCCGTTTCTCGTCAATTTGTGGTTCTCGTTCCAGG ATGAGGAGGATTTATTCATGGTCTGCGACCTGTTGACTGGCGGCGACTTAAGATATCACTTACAGAACCGG GTGGAGTTCTCCGAGCAGAGTGTGGCCTTATTAGTGTGCGAGCTGGGCAGTGCCCTGGAGTACCTGCAGACGCAGCGAGTGGTCCACCGGGACATCAAGCCTGATAATATCCTATTGGACGATGCTG gACATGCTCACTTGACTGATTTTAATATTGCAACGAGGTTGCAAAAGGATGCTCTGGCCTGCAGCATGTCAGGGACGAAGCCGTATATGGCGCCCGAGGTGTTTTTGTGCGCTCTGGACGAAGTGG CCGGTTACAGCTATCCGGTAGACTGGTGGTCCCTCGGCGTTGTGGCGTACGAGATGCGGGGCAACAACCGGCCCTTTGTGGTGCATTCAAATACGCCGTTGGCGGAAATCAAGAACATACTAAACACGCCTGTGCACTATCCCCGCTACTGGAGCAGCCAATTTGTCGATCTGCTGCAGAAG TTACTTTCGACGTATCCCGGAGCCAGGATCAGTACAAAACAGGAGCTGCATCAAACGCCGCTGCTGCGCAACATCGACTTCCAGCAGGTGCTGGACAAGAAGATAAAGCCTCTGTTCAAGCCACCCGAAGACCACCTCAACTGTGATCCGTGTCTGGAGTTGGAGGAGATGATTGTGGAGACGCGTCCGTtgcacaaaaagaaaaagcgtcTGGCCAAGCAGCGATCTGCGCAACGCGACAGTGATCCTGAGATCGCGCTGGTTAAGGAATTCATCGTCTACAATCGGTACAAGGAGCTCAAGCGCAAGGCCATGGAGCAGAAGGAAAATGACTGGCAGCGCGAGCTGGAACTGGCCATGGCCAACTCCATAGTCAACAGCCTGGCGCCCATTCAGGAAAAGCCTGCAGCCTCTATTGTACAGGCGGCCGCGGAAGCGTCCATGGCTTCCCAATCGAAGAGCGACAGCATTGAGTTCATAGACCGCACTCCCTCGCCGCAGTCCGCCGGAGCAGCCTCCTTAGCGGTTAGTCCTAGCAAAGCGAGCAGCGTGCTGGACAAGGCCGCAAGCCCCATTCAGAAGTAA
- the LOC108077733 gene encoding serine/threonine-protein kinase 32A isoform X4, whose amino-acid sequence MEQLDDLSLSRILKLLELPDQIAMLQSYERCRPLLSSIWRRQLIRITLNLLEVPLNVCDFHFLLISASECLKELRVRYLTREHFEVLVGLWFPNLWLLEVDPLPPFFMCPCQRHQLRQVLPKSACPGNAPAMGYMLLHPINFDHFQILRAIGKGSFGKVCIVQKRDSGILYAMKYVSRSACELRGALGGVIKEVELLSSLEHPFLVNLWFSFQDEEDLFMVCDLLTGGDLRYHLQNRVEFSEQSVALLVCELGSALEYLQTQRVVHRDIKPDNILLDDAGHAHLTDFNIATRLQKDALACSMSGTKPYMAPEVFLCALDEVAGYSYPVDWWSLGVVAYEMRGNNRPFVVHSNTPLAEIKNILNTPVHYPRYWSSQFVDLLQKLLSTYPGARISTKQELHQTPLLRNIDFQQVLDKKIKPLFKPPEDHLNCDPCLELEEMIVETRPLHKKKKRLAKQRSAQRDSDPEIALVKEFIVYNRYKELKRKAMEQKENDWQRELELAMANSIVNSLAPIQEKPAASIVQAAAEASMASQSKSDSIEFIDRTPSPQSAGAASLAVSPSKASSVLDKAASPIQK is encoded by the exons ATGGAGCAGCTGGACGACCTGAGCCTGTCGCGGATACTGAAGCTCCTGGAACTGCCCGACCAGATAGCCATGCTTCAGAGCTATGAGCGCTGCCGACCTCTGCTGAGCAGCATCTGGCGCCGCCAGCTGATCAGGATAACGCTGAACCTGCTGGAGGTGCCGCTGAACGTATGCGACTTCCATTTTCTCCTAATCAGCGCCAGTGAGTGCCTGAAAGAGTTGCGGGTCAGGTATCTGACTAGAGAGCACTTCGAGGTATTAGTAGGCCTGTGGTTTCCCAATCTATGGCTTCTTGAAGTGGACCCCCTGCCGCCGTTCTTCATGTGCCCCTGTCAGCGTCATCAGCTGCGGCAGGTTCTGCCGAAGTCGGCTTGCCCAGGCAATGCACCAGCCATGGGCTATATGCTGCTCCATCCTA TTAATTTCGACCACTTCCAAATTCTACGCGCCATTGGCAAGGGCAGCTTCGGCAAG GTGTGCATCGTCCAAAAGCGCGACAGCGGTATCCTGTACGCCATGAAATACGTCAGTCGATCCGCCTGCGAACTGCGTGGAGCCCTGGGCGGGGTCATCAAGGAGGTGGAGCTGCTATCCTCCTTGGAGCATCCGTTTCTCGTCAATTTGTGGTTCTCGTTCCAGG ATGAGGAGGATTTATTCATGGTCTGCGACCTGTTGACTGGCGGCGACTTAAGATATCACTTACAGAACCGG GTGGAGTTCTCCGAGCAGAGTGTGGCCTTATTAGTGTGCGAGCTGGGCAGTGCCCTGGAGTACCTGCAGACGCAGCGAGTGGTCCACCGGGACATCAAGCCTGATAATATCCTATTGGACGATGCTG gACATGCTCACTTGACTGATTTTAATATTGCAACGAGGTTGCAAAAGGATGCTCTGGCCTGCAGCATGTCAGGGACGAAGCCGTATATGGCGCCCGAGGTGTTTTTGTGCGCTCTGGACGAAGTGG CCGGTTACAGCTATCCGGTAGACTGGTGGTCCCTCGGCGTTGTGGCGTACGAGATGCGGGGCAACAACCGGCCCTTTGTGGTGCATTCAAATACGCCGTTGGCGGAAATCAAGAACATACTAAACACGCCTGTGCACTATCCCCGCTACTGGAGCAGCCAATTTGTCGATCTGCTGCAGAAG TTACTTTCGACGTATCCCGGAGCCAGGATCAGTACAAAACAGGAGCTGCATCAAACGCCGCTGCTGCGCAACATCGACTTCCAGCAGGTGCTGGACAAGAAGATAAAGCCTCTGTTCAAGCCACCCGAAGACCACCTCAACTGTGATCCGTGTCTGGAGTTGGAGGAGATGATTGTGGAGACGCGTCCGTtgcacaaaaagaaaaagcgtcTGGCCAAGCAGCGATCTGCGCAACGCGACAGTGATCCTGAGATCGCGCTGGTTAAGGAATTCATCGTCTACAATCGGTACAAGGAGCTCAAGCGCAAGGCCATGGAGCAGAAGGAAAATGACTGGCAGCGCGAGCTGGAACTGGCCATGGCCAACTCCATAGTCAACAGCCTGGCGCCCATTCAGGAAAAGCCTGCAGCCTCTATTGTACAGGCGGCCGCGGAAGCGTCCATGGCTTCCCAATCGAAGAGCGACAGCATTGAGTTCATAGACCGCACTCCCTCGCCGCAGTCCGCCGGAGCAGCCTCCTTAGCGGTTAGTCCTAGCAAAGCGAGCAGCGTGCTGGACAAGGCCGCAAGCCCCATTCAGAAGTAA